The Stackebrandtia nassauensis DSM 44728 genome includes the window CGATCCACACCGCGAACACCGGACGTCCGGCGAGGTATTGCAGTCCGGCCTGTCGCCAGAAGGCGCACCGGCGGCGCGCGACGGCCCGCACCCGGCAACCGGTTTCGTTACGGACCCGAAGTCTCCATGTAGGACAGTCTGAGTTCGCCTTCGCCTTCCGGTTCACGGTCGCCGACGGTCGCATCACCCACTACATCCCGCACGAGGACTCACTCGCCCTGTCGCGCGCCTACGCGGATTGAGCGCCGTGGGCTAGAAGTCCTCGCCCTTGGCCGCGTGGTCGCGCAGCAGCTGCGGGACGGCGAACCGCTCGCCGTAGCGTTCGGCCAGGTACTCGGCGCGGGCGATGAACTCGTCCAGGCCGTACTGGTTGATGAACCGCAGCACGCCACCGGACCAGGCGCCGAAACCCCAGCCGAAGATGGAACCGATGTTGGCGTCGGCCGCCGAGGTGACGACGTTCTCCTCCAGGCACCGCACCGCTTCCAGCGACTGGACGAACAGCAGCCGGTCACGCACGTCGGCCGCCGAGACGCCGCTGTCGCGGCCGTAGCGGGTGGCCAGTTCGGGCCACAGCCGTTTCTTGCCCTCGGCCGGGTATTCGTACAGCCCGGCACCGGCGGCCTTGCCGGGACGGTTGAGTTCGTTGACGAACGTGTCGACAAGGGACATCGCCGGGTGGACGGGGGCTTCGACCCCCGCCGCCGCGTAGTCGGCGATGGTCTGCTGGTTGATGCCCCACATCAGCGACAGCGACACCTCGTCGGACACCGCCAACGGGCCGACGGCCATGCCCGCCTGCCGGGCCACGTTCTCGACCAGCGCCGCCGGAACACCCTCGGCGACCATCGCCAGGCCCTCCAGGGCGTAGGTGGCGAAGGAACGCGAGGTGTAGAAGCCACGGCTGTCGTTGACGACGATGGGCGTCTTGTTGATCTGCCGGACGTAGTCGAAGGCGCGGGCCAGGGTCTCGTCGCTGGTGGCCTCGCCGCGGATGATCTCCACCAGTGGCATCTTGTGCACCGGCGAGAAGAAGTGCAGGCCGACGAAGCGCTCCGCCTGCGGCACCGCCTTGGCCAGTCCCGTGATCGGCAGCGTCGAGGTGTTGGACGCGATGACCGCGTCGCCCGTCGCCTGGGTCTCGGCCGCTGCCAGCACCTGCTCCTTGAGCGCGCGCTTCTCGAAGACGGCCTCGATGATGAGGTCGCAACCGGCCAGGTCGGCGTCGTCGCCGGTGGCGGTGATGCGCGACAGGATCTCGTCGCGGCGTTCGGGCGTCATCCTGCCCGCGCCGACCCGTTTGTCCAGTGTGGCGGCCGAGAACGCCTTGCCCTTGTCGGCTGCCTCGGCCGACACGTCCTTGAGGACGACGTCGATGCCCGCGTAGGCGGAGACGTAGGCGATTCCGGCGCCCATCATGCCCGCGCCGAGCACGCCGACCTTGGCGACCTTGCGCTTGGGCGCGTCGGGGCGGGAGCGGCCCGCGTTGATGTCGTTGAGGTCGAACCACAGCGCGCCGATCATGTTCGTCGACACCTGGCCGCAGGCCAGTTCGGTGAAGTAGCGGGTCTCGATCGCGAAGGCGGTGTCCACATCGACCAGTGCGCCTTCGACGGCGACGGCCAGGATCTTCTCCGGCGCCGGGTAGGCGCCGTGGGTCTTGTTGACGAGCATCGCGGGAGCCGCGGCCAGCAGCTGACCCGCGCCGGGGTCGTTGGGGCCGCCGCCGGGCAGCTTGTAGCCCTTGACGTCCCAAGGCTGCACGGCCTCGGGGCCCGAGGCGATCCATTCGCGGGCCTTGTCCAGCAACGACGCGGCGGGGACCACCTCGTGGACCAGTCCGGCCGCGAGCGCGTCGGCGGGACCCAGCCGCTTGCCCTCGGTCAAAAGCGGCAGCGCGGCCATCAGGCCCAGCATCCGCACCGTGCGGACCACACCACCGGCACCCGGCAGCAGGCCGAAGGTGACCTCGGGCAGGCCGACGCGCAGCTTCGGATCGTCGGCGACGATGCGACGGTGGCAGGCCAGCGCGAGTTCGAAACCGCCGCCCATGGCGCTGCCGTTGATCGCGGCCACGACAGGTTTGCCGAGCTTCTCCAGCCGCCGCAGCGGCCGCTTGTAGTCGTCCATCTCGGACAGTACGGTCTCGACCTGGCTCTGGTCGGCCTGCACGAGCCGTCGCAGGTCGCCCCCGGCCGAGAACACCGGTTTGGCGGAGGTGACGATGACGCCGGTGACCGAGTCGCGTTCGGACTCCAGCCGGGTCACCGCCGCGTTGAGAGCGGCGATGGCCTCGGTGGTCATGGGGTTGGCGGCTTCGCCGGGCACGTCGATGGTGAGCGTGACGATGCCCGCGTCGTCCTTGGCGTAGGTAATGGCCTCGGTCATCGGTTACACCCTTTCGACGATCGTCGCGATTCCCATGCCGCCGCCGACGCACAGCGTGGCCAGTCCCGTGTTGAGGTCACGGCGTTCCAGTTCGTCCACCAGCGTCCCCAGGATCATGCAGCCGGTGGCGCCCAAGGGATGTCCCATGGCGATGGCGCCGCCGTTGACGTTGAGGATGTCGTCGTCGACGTCGAGTTCGCGCTGGAACTTCAGCACCGCCGAGGCGAAGGCCTCGTTCATCTCGTACAGGTCG containing:
- a CDS encoding 3-hydroxyacyl-CoA dehydrogenase NAD-binding domain-containing protein; the protein is MTEAITYAKDDAGIVTLTIDVPGEAANPMTTEAIAALNAAVTRLESERDSVTGVIVTSAKPVFSAGGDLRRLVQADQSQVETVLSEMDDYKRPLRRLEKLGKPVVAAINGSAMGGGFELALACHRRIVADDPKLRVGLPEVTFGLLPGAGGVVRTVRMLGLMAALPLLTEGKRLGPADALAAGLVHEVVPAASLLDKAREWIASGPEAVQPWDVKGYKLPGGGPNDPGAGQLLAAAPAMLVNKTHGAYPAPEKILAVAVEGALVDVDTAFAIETRYFTELACGQVSTNMIGALWFDLNDINAGRSRPDAPKRKVAKVGVLGAGMMGAGIAYVSAYAGIDVVLKDVSAEAADKGKAFSAATLDKRVGAGRMTPERRDEILSRITATGDDADLAGCDLIIEAVFEKRALKEQVLAAAETQATGDAVIASNTSTLPITGLAKAVPQAERFVGLHFFSPVHKMPLVEIIRGEATSDETLARAFDYVRQINKTPIVVNDSRGFYTSRSFATYALEGLAMVAEGVPAALVENVARQAGMAVGPLAVSDEVSLSLMWGINQQTIADYAAAGVEAPVHPAMSLVDTFVNELNRPGKAAGAGLYEYPAEGKKRLWPELATRYGRDSGVSAADVRDRLLFVQSLEAVRCLEENVVTSAADANIGSIFGWGFGAWSGGVLRFINQYGLDEFIARAEYLAERYGERFAVPQLLRDHAAKGEDF